One Candidatus Paceibacterota bacterium genomic window carries:
- a CDS encoding SAM hydroxide adenosyltransferase, translated as MFITAITDCQDDNAINRMMTRALSLLDTGTFSGVTRLTSGLNRRAELEAAGNLVDILDASEGRPGIVMGNVAPRNGDAHDRWDNGTPFGYFRYRETLVVTTIDGAMLSLVKKLGIVDTINSIDMEKVVTDELDHTTISYAPGKILGSQFRSFDFLPRVAVHLYQHGDVTSIPKSLEGVPDVNNVIWWIDSFGNCKTTLTPEDIQHRPDEPIETEFGPIGYRYSLKSVPDGETALIVGSSGFKETRFLEIATQGGNAAKEISANVGDSVLL; from the coding sequence ATGTTCATTACCGCAATAACTGACTGTCAGGACGATAATGCGATCAACCGCATGATGACACGTGCTTTGTCACTTTTGGATACCGGCACATTCTCTGGCGTTACTCGGCTTACAAGCGGTCTAAATAGACGAGCAGAACTCGAAGCTGCTGGTAATCTTGTTGATATACTAGACGCGTCTGAGGGTCGTCCGGGTATTGTTATGGGCAATGTTGCTCCCCGGAATGGTGATGCGCACGACCGGTGGGATAATGGAACACCTTTTGGCTACTTTCGTTACCGGGAAACACTGGTTGTAACAACAATCGATGGAGCCATGCTATCGCTTGTTAAAAAGCTGGGTATTGTAGATACGATCAATAGTATCGATATGGAAAAAGTGGTTACGGATGAACTTGACCATACAACCATTTCATACGCTCCCGGGAAAATTCTGGGGTCACAGTTTCGAAGTTTTGATTTTCTTCCACGTGTTGCTGTGCACTTGTATCAACACGGGGATGTTACCTCTATACCTAAGTCACTTGAAGGTGTTCCGGATGTGAACAACGTCATCTGGTGGATCGACAGTTTTGGTAACTGTAAGACAACTCTGACACCGGAAGATATACAGCATCGACCAGATGAGCCGATAGAGACGGAGTTCGGACCGATCGGATATAGGTACTCGCTCAAGAGCGTGCCGGACGGTGAGACTGCGCTTATTGTCGGCAGCTCCGGTTTTAAAGAGACTCGTTTTCTAGAGATCGCAACCCAGGGCGGGAACGCTGCTAAGGAGATATCAGCGAACGTAGGTGATTCAGTGCTTCTGTAG